CGGCCAGGGCGAGAATCGCATTCCCTCGACTTCGCAAGCCAGCCCATGACACGCAGACTCATCAGCTCCGGCTCGACCTTCGAGCAGGAGATCGGCTATTCCCGCGCCGTGGTGGACGCCGAGTGGGTGTTCGTCTCCGGCACCACCGGCTTCGACTACGCGACCATGACCATTCGCGACGGCGTGGTCGAGCAGGCCGAGCAATGCCTGCGCAACATCGCCGCGGCCCTCGCCGAAGCCGGCGCCTCCTTCGCCGACGTGGTGCGCGTCACCTACGTGCTGCCCAAGGCGGACGACTTCCCCGCCTGCTGGCCCGTGCTGCGCAAGTACTTCGGCGAGTCCAGGCCGGCCGCGATGATGATCTCGGCAGGGCTCGCCGACCCCCGGATGAAGATCGAGATCGAGGTCACCGCGCGCAAGCGCGCCTGAAATCCCGGGCGGGGCTCAGTTGCCCGCCCACACGTCCAGCACGTAGCGCCTGTCGGCGATCATGCGTTCGAGCCAGGCATCGCCATCCTGTCCATGCTCGCGCGCGATGTCGGACAACGCGCGCCGCACGTCGGGCTCCATGCGCGAGCCGTCGCCGCACACATAGACGATCGCACCCTGCTCCAGCAGCCGCCAGACCTCGGCGCCCTGCTCGCGAATGCGGTCCTGCACGTAGACCTTGCGCTCGCCGGCGCGCGAGAAGGCGGTGAAGAGCCGCACCACGCCGCGCTCGGCCCAGCCGTTCAATTCGTCGGCGTAGATGAAATCCTGCTCCGGATGGCGGCAGCCGAAGAAGAGCAGCGCCTCGCCGGGCGCCGTGCCCTTGGCGATCTGCGCCTCGCGCTCCTGCAGGAAGCCGCGAAAGGGCGCGAGGCCCGTGCCCGGCCCCACCATGACCAGCGGCCGCTGCGCATCTTCGGGCAGCCGGAAGCCCTCGGCCGTGGTCTCGCGCACCACGCCGTGCACCAGCTCGCCGGCCTCGGCGCGCGCCAGGTAGCTGGAGCACACGCCCTCGAACCTTCCCAGGCCCGAGCGCGCCGGCCCGGCCACCACGCCCACCGTGATGCTGCAGCGCCCGCCATCGACCAGCGGCGATGAGGAGATGGAGTAGTAGCGCAGCGAGAGCGGCGACAGCATTTCCAGGAAGAGCGCGAAGGGCAGCTGGCAGGCCGGGAATTCCTCCAGCAGGTCGAGCACCGACTTGCGCTTGTGCAGCACCTCGCTCCTGTAGAGCGCAGCCGAGGCCTCGTCGGCGCCCGACAGGGCCTCCAGCCTGGGCCGTGTGAAGGGGCATTGCGTATGCGCCGCGAGCTGGGCGATCTGCTTGCGCGTGGCCACGTCCTGCAGCTCGACGTAGTCGCCCAGCAGCCGGTCCACCGCGATCACTTCGTCCACCGGCAGCGCGGCCTTGCGCCCCGGCGCGGCCTGCAGCCGCACGTGGGCCTTGCGGTCGAAGCCGAAGCGCGCCATGGCTCGCTCCACCTGCGCCGCGCCGTTGCGCGGCACCACGCTCAGGTGGTCGCCGGCGCGGTAGCTCACGCCTTCGGGCAATTGCAGCTCGACGTGGCGCGTGGAGCGGTCCTGCGAAGGGTCGTTGCCGCAGCGTTGCAGCTCGCGGTTCTCGAGCACGCGCAGGCCCACTGCGCCCAGGGCATCGACCAACGCGTTCTTCTGCGGCGGCGGCATCTCTTCCAGCGTGTAGAGCGGCTCGCTCTGCAAGGGCGCTGAGTCGGCGTCCTTCAGATCGAAGGCCTTCGCCAGCTGCGGCCACAGCGCATCGCTCCAGTCCTGGAAACTTCCATCCATGTCCTCGCGCGCATCGCCCTCGCCGCGCGCATGCACGCGCGTGGCGCCCAGCGCGGCCAGGCGCTCGTCGATGCGCCGCGGCACGGCCTGGTAGGTGGAGGCCCAGTCGGTGTTGCCGCAGCCGAAGACGCTGAAGCGCACGCCGTTGAGCGAATCGTCGGCAGTGTCGAGCCAGCGATGGAACTCGGCCGCGTTGTCCGGCGCCGTGCCGTTGTAGGAGGCGGAGACGATCGCGACCGCGCCGCTGGCGGGCAGCCGCTCGGCATAGTCGTCCAGCGATGCGAGCTGGGTCGAATAGCCGCGCATCTCGCCGGCTTCGGCCAACTGGCGCGCCAGGTCTTCCGCGGTGCCGAGGTTCGAGCCCTGCAGCACCAGAAGCGAGGTGCCATGGCGTGCGGCCTGCGGCTTGGCCGCGGCAGGCCGCGGGGCCGCCGCCTGCACGGGTTGCGATGCGGTGGAGTCGCCTCGCGCGCGCGTGGCCGGATCGCGCGGCACCGCGCGGATCTTGAAGCCCTCCGGCTTGATCGTGAGCGCCTCGCGGATCTTGAGCTGGTAGCCGGTGTGGTCGACCAGATCGAAGCGCTGCAGGATCATGCCCAGCGTGAGCACCGCCTCCTGGAGCGCGAACTGGCGCCCGATGCACGCACGCTGCCCATTGCCGAAGGGCTTGAAGGCATTGACCGGCCGCTCCCGCTCGGCCTCCCGGCTGAAATGGTCGGGGTTGAAGCGGTCCGCGTCCTCGCCCCAAACCGTCTTGTCGCGGTGCAGCGCGAGCGCGTGCAGGATCACCATGTTGCGCCGCTTGATCGTGTACTGGCCGCCGATGGTCGTGTCCTCCTTGGCGGCCATCGCGACCGCCGGCGCGGTCGGGAACATGCGCAGCGATTCCTTGAGCACCTGCAGAACGTAGACCAGGCGGTTGACCTGCGCGTAGGTCGGCTTCACCGAGGGGTCGGGGCCGAACACGTGGTCGACTTCGGCTTGTGCCCTGGCCATCGCCTCGGGGTTGTTGAGCAGGAAGTAGATCGCGAAGGACAGCAGCCCGCTCGTGGTCTCGTGGCCCGCGATCAGGAACTCGATGCACTCGTCGCGGATCTGCCGGTCGTCCAGCCGCTCGCCGGTCTTCTTGTCGACGCCGGCGATCATGTAGCTCAGCAGGTCGGGCTTGGTCGCGATGTCGGCCCCGCTCTGGCGACGCTCCTGGATGATGTCCTCCACCATCTTGTGCATGAAGCGGATGTCCTTGCGCTGCTGCGCCAGCTCCTTCTTCAGCATCAGCTCCTCGAGCGGGATGCCGCGCCGGTTCTGCACTGTCTCGAGCGTGCGCACCATCGCGTCGACGAAAGGATGGAAGCCCTCGCGGTAGAAGGAGTTGAAGCGGTAGCCGAAGCCGCACAGGCCGATGGTGTCGAGCGTGAGCGCGGTCATGTCGCGCACCACGTCCACCTCCTCGTCGAAGTTCAGGCGCTCCCACTTGGTCACCAGCTGCTCGGCGATGTCCAGCATCATCGGGTGGTAGGCCTGCATCGCGCGCTGGCTGAAATTGGCCAGCAGGATGTTGTGCGGCTTGGACCAGGTCGACTCGTTCGTGTCGGAGGTGAAGAGCCCATGCGAGAGCGCGCGCAGCCGGCGCAGCGTGCCCTTGGTGCTCTTGTCGAAGCGCTTCTCGTCGCACAGCTCGTCGACCAGCGCGGCCGAGGAGACCACGATCACCGGCATGCCCGGCATGTCCAGCCAGTAGATCGGGCCCAGCTCCTGCGCGATCCTCCACATGTCGAGCACCGGCGACTCGGAGCCGATCGACAGGATGTTGCCGACGAAAGGCTTCCTCGCGGGATGCGGGATCGGATAGAGCGGGTTCTTGCCTGCCATGGTGTTCTTCGACCTCCTGGTCAGCCCTTTGCGAGCGACATCGCAGTATCTCGATGCCGCCGCGCGCGGCGGGCAGGGCTATCCCTTAGCGCAAGGGGATCAGGAAGCGGGCCGCACCATCTTGCACTCCGTGCCCTGCGCCAGCTCGTTGCCCGTATAGACTGCATCGGTGCGGAAGCCGTAGTTCGTGCCTTCCCAACCCACCTTCACCGCCTTGCCGTCGACAGGCGCGATGGTGTTGACCACCTGTGGCAGCAACAGCTGGTGGTCCTCGGCGCGCATGCGCACGGGGCCGACCACCGAATCGAAGCTCATGTCTTCCATCGCGCGCGCCACCTTGATGGTGTCGGTGCTGCCGGCCTTGTTGATGGCAGCTGCCAGCAGCCGCGGCGTGAGCTCGATGCGCGGCGCCAGGAAGTCCTTGCTTGTCTTGGCCTTGTAGGCCTTGGCCAGCGCATCGGCCTTCGGCCGGTCGGCCTGCCCCGGATGCCATTCGGCCACCCAGGTGAGCTTGCCCAGCTTGGCCTGCGACACCGCCAGCACCGTGCCCGGAACCGAGCCCGCGCTGTGGTTGAAATAATGCAGGTCGTAGCCCGCGTCGCCCGCGGCCTTGAGCAGCAGCGTCATGTCCTGCCCCCAGTTGCCGGTGATCACCGAATCGGCGCCGGCCTGGCGCACGTTGGCCAGGTAGGGCGCGAAGTCCTTCACGCGCCCGATGGGGTGCAGCGTTTCGCCCACGAACTGGATGTCGGGCCGCGCCAGCCCGACCAGCTGCC
Above is a window of Variovorax sp. RA8 DNA encoding:
- a CDS encoding RidA family protein, with the protein product MTRRLISSGSTFEQEIGYSRAVVDAEWVFVSGTTGFDYATMTIRDGVVEQAEQCLRNIAAALAEAGASFADVVRVTYVLPKADDFPACWPVLRKYFGESRPAAMMISAGLADPRMKIEIEVTARKRA
- a CDS encoding bifunctional cytochrome P450/NADPH--P450 reductase, giving the protein MAGKNPLYPIPHPARKPFVGNILSIGSESPVLDMWRIAQELGPIYWLDMPGMPVIVVSSAALVDELCDEKRFDKSTKGTLRRLRALSHGLFTSDTNESTWSKPHNILLANFSQRAMQAYHPMMLDIAEQLVTKWERLNFDEEVDVVRDMTALTLDTIGLCGFGYRFNSFYREGFHPFVDAMVRTLETVQNRRGIPLEELMLKKELAQQRKDIRFMHKMVEDIIQERRQSGADIATKPDLLSYMIAGVDKKTGERLDDRQIRDECIEFLIAGHETTSGLLSFAIYFLLNNPEAMARAQAEVDHVFGPDPSVKPTYAQVNRLVYVLQVLKESLRMFPTAPAVAMAAKEDTTIGGQYTIKRRNMVILHALALHRDKTVWGEDADRFNPDHFSREAERERPVNAFKPFGNGQRACIGRQFALQEAVLTLGMILQRFDLVDHTGYQLKIREALTIKPEGFKIRAVPRDPATRARGDSTASQPVQAAAPRPAAAKPQAARHGTSLLVLQGSNLGTAEDLARQLAEAGEMRGYSTQLASLDDYAERLPASGAVAIVSASYNGTAPDNAAEFHRWLDTADDSLNGVRFSVFGCGNTDWASTYQAVPRRIDERLAALGATRVHARGEGDAREDMDGSFQDWSDALWPQLAKAFDLKDADSAPLQSEPLYTLEEMPPPQKNALVDALGAVGLRVLENRELQRCGNDPSQDRSTRHVELQLPEGVSYRAGDHLSVVPRNGAAQVERAMARFGFDRKAHVRLQAAPGRKAALPVDEVIAVDRLLGDYVELQDVATRKQIAQLAAHTQCPFTRPRLEALSGADEASAALYRSEVLHKRKSVLDLLEEFPACQLPFALFLEMLSPLSLRYYSISSSPLVDGGRCSITVGVVAGPARSGLGRFEGVCSSYLARAEAGELVHGVVRETTAEGFRLPEDAQRPLVMVGPGTGLAPFRGFLQEREAQIAKGTAPGEALLFFGCRHPEQDFIYADELNGWAERGVVRLFTAFSRAGERKVYVQDRIREQGAEVWRLLEQGAIVYVCGDGSRMEPDVRRALSDIAREHGQDGDAWLERMIADRRYVLDVWAGN
- a CDS encoding branched-chain amino acid ABC transporter substrate-binding protein, producing the protein MKSTFALAPLAAAAVLAAGAAHAQQTYKIAYIDPLSGPFANVGELMLTHTQYAIEDINAKGGVLGGTRLQLLQFDSKLSAQESQSALQAAIDQGAQAIVTGGSGSSVVTALVQSVNRWNQRNPGKELIVLNHSSIDPEMTGKACSFWHFQTEANTAMKMKALANHIKKTPEIKKVYLLNQDYAHGKQWASYGRQLVGLARPDIQFVGETLHPIGRVKDFAPYLANVRQAGADSVITGNWGQDMTLLLKAAGDAGYDLHYFNHSAGSVPGTVLAVSQAKLGKLTWVAEWHPGQADRPKADALAKAYKAKTSKDFLAPRIELTPRLLAAAINKAGSTDTIKVARAMEDMSFDSVVGPVRMRAEDHQLLLPQVVNTIAPVDGKAVKVGWEGTNYGFRTDAVYTGNELAQGTECKMVRPAS